AACCGGTTAGCAAATGCTCCTGGCGTTGAgtgccaaaaaaaaaaaaaaaaagaaaaaaaagaaaagaaaagaaaagcccATAAGCTTACTGTCGACACGGTACACCAGGTTCGATGGCGACACGGGTTCCAATTTTGAGGTTTTTGACCGCAGAGCCCACTTCTACAACAGTTCCTGAGCTTTCGTGTCCCAAAATGATGGGCGTAGTCAGGACAAAATCTAGTTTACACATCAGCCCAGGTAACGGCTTCCATGACTTCGTTCTCAACTTCTCAATCATATATAACTCACCTCCGATTCTGCCGTTGTCATAGTAATGCAAATCCGACCCGCATATCCCGGTCTGGGCAATATGAACTCGAACATCCCAAGCATCCCTCAGCTTGGGGACTGGTCTCTCTTCAAAATCTGCATCCCCAATTGCTTTCAGTACAAAAGCCGGATTCTGTCCCTGTGGTGAGCTGTTAGTTTAAGTGAAAGACTGACAGATGTGAAGCGGTTCAGAATCTCACCGTGGTGGTGGCCATAGCGAAGGGTGACAGAGCGTTGCAGTATCAATTGCCAGTGATAATCTCAATTCTAGAACGGATGACTAGAGATGAAGGTCTTTATGGGTCTTTATGATAACTACGGTATGTGGTGTTGAAAgattatttactaattaattCCACTGAATGTACTGAAGCAGGTGACGGCGGTCAATAACCATCGGGCAACACATGCCCGGAGCTCCTCTCACGGACTTTTGCACCCCGGCGGACTAGCGGGTTTCCCATGTTAGGTAAATCTGGAATTCCGACTCTCCGGGGAAAGTGGTCCGATTGTAATTACTTTTATCTTTTCGGATGGTGTCCACCGCGATGTCAGCCTCAGGATATGACAGTCGGGGTTTACCTGCCGTGTTTTTATATGAGAATTTACATACAAGAAGCTCCCTCTCAGATGCCGGAAATATTCGCAGATTAATCTTGTCATCCTATACCATTTATTCCTTCATATCGCCTCCCCATTTGCTCTGAAAGCAAATCTTATAAGTATAGAAAGGAGAGGCATAACCGAACAAACTACATATTGTAGTGCAGAAGCACTTCAATTCACAATAATGAATCCTTCGAACCCCACTTTGCATGGAGAGAGCCCATCTCCAACGCTGTCAAACAGTGTTTTGAAAATGTTTGACATGACTGGTAAAGTTGCTATCATCACTGGTGGCTCGGGAGGAATCGGATATGAAGCAGCTCGAGCGCTTGCAGAGGCAGGGGCCAATGTTAGTTACATTGTGCTTTGGAAGCTCCCATTATATGCTCTTGCATCTAATACGTCTCTAGGTTGCTCTTTGGTACAGCCGTGCCACAAATACCGACGAACTCGCCGCTACCATTGAAGCGGATTATGGCGTAAAAGCAAAGGCTTACAAGTGTTCGGTTGAGAATTTCGAAGAGGTCCAAAAACAAACAGCTGCTGTAGTCGCTGACTTCGGCCGGCTCGATGTCATGATTGCAAATGCAGGCATCTCCCGTCCAGCAGGTATGTAAAATTCCCACACATTTCTATTCTTTGCTTAACAAGTACTTCAGGTGGTATCGATGACCCTATTGAAAACTGGGAGCAAGTACTCGCTGTAAATTTAGACGGAGCCTACTACTGTGCTAAATTGGCGGGCGAAATTTTCCGAAAGCAAGGATCTGGAAGCCTGATCTTTACAGCATCCATGTCTGGCCACATAGCAAATGTCCCACAGCGTCAGGTATGTTCTAAGTTCTATACCTGCTCCACCAACTGGTGCTTCAGAAGCCCTGACATTTTTTTTAGGCCTGCTATAATGCGTCTAAAGCAGCTGTAATTCACCTCGCAAAATCTCTTGCAGTGGAGTGGGCAGACTTTGCACGCGTGAATGCAATCTCGCCGGGCTATATCAAGACTCCGATATCTGCCGGGATTCCCAAAGgatggaaagaagaatggtTGAGTCTCACGCCAATGAGACGCGAGGGTGATGCGAAAGAGCTGAAGGGAATATTTTTGTACCTCGCGAGCGACGCTAGCACTTTTACCACTGGAGCGGACATTGTGATAGACGGAGGATATTGTTGCCGGTAAATACTCAGAAGGGAAGATTGAAATGAAGGTGTTTTTACAATGCATCAAGTTCTGCTAGATACATGCTGTACAAATGCATCTAGCTAAGGCAGATCGGCTGATGTGGAATGTTGAACTTGGGTTGGAACAGATGTTGATTGGAGCTAAAACAAAATGTCGGAGTAGTGAGGACGGCAACTCAGACCGAGCAGCTAGCTTTCAACTGATCCATTCGCGAAAACATGGTTGGAGAAATTAGTCATATGCAGACATTCGGTTCATAAAATCTGTGATGGTCGATTCTTGCCTAGAATCCATACAAGTTAGCATAGGACTTTGTCAGAGATGGATCAAGACTTCCAAGGCTACAAGAGGTGACCTACAATGCGTTGATATGATCGAGTTGTGCAAAATCAGATCCAAGCTCTGGCCACATCATCGGATATAAGCCCGTCAACTGATCCTGCCATGACTCTTGTGTTGGTTcgtttatttcttcttcattcgaTATATATGATTCGGTCAGAGATGTTACAACACGAAGACACCGACTTGCTGTAGGATTGAGCCGCATCATGGATTCTAAAACTCTGATGGATTCGCGAATCTGATCACGCCACGCTCCTGCCATGTCGGACTGCGGATTATTACGAAGACAGACAATGGGAATAAGAACTGCTTGAAACAAAAAGTATAGTCCGTACCAGGAAGCCATCATTGTCTGGGAATTATCAAACCAGAAGCTTGAAATGAGTTCGACCGATTCCCTTGATGCATCCAGACAACGTTGAAATGCGAGATCGATGCTTTCTGGGTCATCCAAGTTGTCCTGGTCTTGTCCCCACTCTGAGCCCGACATAGCCCGTCTAACGAGAAATGGACGGTACGCCAGTATGCGCAAGTTGCGATACCGCCATTGAAGCGTAGCATGGCAGAAGGCATATTTGGGAGGCTGAATAGCGTGCGGCTGAAAATAATGGGGCAGTGAAGCCAGCCATGGGCATATTGATATATCGTCCAGCGTAGTCATTTCCTTCGCTGTTGGAAAAGTGTTCGATATCATCCTTTCATAGATGTTGCAGGTAGCCATATGAAAAGAGCACTGGGCTCTTAAATGTGAGTATACCGTGGTTGTATCTGATGGCGGCGGTCTTTGGGTTGTTGATAATGTAAGATCCTAAATTCTCAGTCACCTGCGCGCATTCCCTGAGAACAACAGTAATACTCACAGTGTCGTGAACATTTATAGGCAGTTCAACGTCGACTCCACTTTGTGGGAAATCGAACGGCCTGGAGAAAGTAATGATGCTTCCCACATCAAATACATACAAACACCA
The sequence above is drawn from the Trichoderma breve strain T069 chromosome 5, whole genome shotgun sequence genome and encodes:
- a CDS encoding enoyl-(Acyl carrier protein) reductase domain-containing protein, which encodes MFDMTGKVAIITGGSGGIGYEAARALAEAGANVALWYSRATNTDELAATIEADYGVKAKAYKCSVENFEEVQKQTAAVVADFGRLDVMIANAGISRPAGGIDDPIENWEQVLAVNLDGAYYCAKLAGEIFRKQGSGSLIFTASMSGHIANVPQRQACYNASKAAVIHLAKSLAVEWADFARVNAISPGYIKTPISAGIPKGWKEEWLSLTPMRREGDAKELKGIFLYLASDASTFTTGADIVIDGGYCCR